The following coding sequences are from one uncultured Bacteroides sp. window:
- a CDS encoding TonB-dependent receptor, protein MEKQKSIYGRMIEQPSVSHYNWVIRIAVFFFALYAPVQAKLFAENLAVEISQQASQKVRGIVKDSKGETIIGANVLIEGTTIGTITDLDGAFTLQVPEDATKLKISFIGFKDKIVPIKRGASMVVVMEDDTQVLDEVEVVAYGVQKKVSVTGAISSMKGGDLLKTPSGSISNILSGQVTGISTVQYSGEPGADAADIYVRGIATWNDASPVVQVDGVDRDFSQIDPNEIESITVLKDASATAVFGVRGANGVILITTKRGAEGKAKISFSTSVGVNVLTKQLDFANSYQYASYYNDMQVNDGGVPTFTNEQLEKFRTHSDPILYPDINWLDYSMKNSAFQSQHNVNISGGIDNMRYFVSAGMFTQAGMFKQFNAADNFNFDYKRYNYRANLDFDVTKSTLLSVNIGGRIESKRTPESGEDQNQLFRKLYWAVPFAGAGVVDGRRVVSNADYLPFTGMDGLDSYYGKGFRSRTTNVLNIDLALNQKLDFLTKGLSLKLKGAYNTSYSNTKIASSSKASYTPVIQSDGSIAYRKNGSDSQLSYDEPGDQFSKARDWYMELAVNYARKFGNHNVTGLVLYNQSKKYYPGGTYDDIPSAYVGLVGRATYDWKTRYLAEFNVGYNGSENFAPGNRYGIFPAGSLGWVVSEEPFFKAIKRSISYVKLRASVGVVGNDKLGNQRFLYMPDAYKLDGGYYFGTNINNKKPGAYESTKSYADVTWEKATKQNYGIDVTFLNERLSLSVDYFYEKRKDILMTPDYLPSILGMTLPVVNVGKTENRGYELQAKWNDKLNKDFRYWVNANLSFARNKVLYMNEVAQNEPWMYKTGRIIGSRSMYKFWGFYDETADARYEAEFGQKIADHGITLVPGDCVYTDLNGDGKITGDDATRNIGFTDAPEYTAGLNMGFNWKNFDFSMQWTGAWNVDRMLSEFRQPLGDTFNKGLLLYQYNTTWRSAEDTYTAKYPRISGLHAANNYAGSDLYLINASYLRLKSIEIGYNFDFPFIKKMKMNQCRLYINGYNLLTVTGFKWGDPESRQSDRPNYPLTRVFNIGLKVGF, encoded by the coding sequence ATGGAAAAACAAAAAAGTATCTATGGGCGTATGATTGAACAGCCATCAGTATCACATTATAATTGGGTGATTCGGATTGCTGTTTTCTTTTTTGCGCTTTATGCTCCAGTTCAGGCAAAGCTTTTTGCGGAGAATCTGGCAGTTGAAATATCTCAGCAGGCTTCACAAAAGGTTCGAGGGATAGTCAAAGACTCAAAAGGAGAGACTATTATCGGAGCGAATGTTTTGATTGAAGGAACTACGATCGGAACGATTACCGATCTCGATGGTGCCTTTACGCTCCAGGTTCCGGAAGATGCAACTAAACTGAAAATCTCCTTTATAGGTTTCAAGGATAAAATAGTCCCAATAAAACGAGGTGCTTCAATGGTTGTTGTTATGGAAGATGATACGCAAGTATTGGATGAAGTTGAGGTTGTTGCTTATGGAGTTCAGAAAAAGGTTTCCGTTACAGGTGCCATTTCTTCGATGAAAGGAGGCGATTTACTAAAAACTCCTTCAGGTTCTATTTCTAACATACTTTCAGGACAGGTAACAGGTATCTCCACTGTACAGTATTCTGGTGAGCCGGGTGCTGATGCTGCTGATATTTATGTTCGTGGTATTGCTACTTGGAATGACGCCTCTCCTGTGGTTCAGGTAGACGGGGTAGACCGTGATTTCTCACAGATCGATCCTAATGAAATTGAAAGTATCACGGTGCTTAAAGATGCTTCTGCAACAGCAGTATTTGGTGTGCGTGGTGCCAATGGTGTTATCTTGATCACTACGAAGCGTGGTGCTGAAGGTAAAGCTAAAATATCGTTCTCTACTTCAGTAGGAGTTAATGTGTTGACTAAGCAATTGGATTTCGCTAATTCCTATCAGTATGCATCTTATTATAATGATATGCAGGTAAATGATGGTGGAGTACCAACTTTTACTAACGAACAGTTGGAGAAATTCCGTACTCATTCTGATCCGATCCTTTATCCGGATATCAATTGGCTGGATTATAGTATGAAGAACTCTGCTTTCCAGTCACAACATAATGTGAATATCTCAGGAGGTATAGATAATATGAGGTATTTTGTATCTGCCGGTATGTTTACGCAAGCCGGTATGTTTAAACAGTTTAATGCTGCGGACAACTTTAACTTTGATTATAAGCGTTATAACTATCGTGCGAACTTAGATTTTGATGTAACCAAATCTACGTTATTGTCGGTGAATATCGGCGGGCGTATTGAAAGTAAACGTACACCGGAATCTGGAGAAGACCAAAATCAGTTGTTCCGTAAGTTATATTGGGCTGTACCTTTTGCCGGTGCCGGCGTTGTGGATGGCAGACGGGTGGTTTCTAACGCTGATTATCTTCCTTTCACAGGAATGGACGGTCTTGATTCTTATTATGGAAAAGGTTTCCGTAGCAGAACTACGAATGTGCTCAACATAGACCTTGCGTTGAATCAGAAACTGGACTTTTTAACTAAGGGTTTATCTCTGAAATTGAAAGGTGCTTATAATACATCGTACTCTAATACGAAAATAGCGAGCTCATCAAAAGCGTCATATACCCCTGTTATACAGAGTGACGGTTCTATTGCCTACCGCAAAAACGGTTCCGATTCTCAATTGAGTTATGATGAGCCGGGTGATCAGTTTAGTAAGGCTCGTGACTGGTATATGGAACTTGCCGTAAACTATGCTCGCAAGTTTGGTAACCATAATGTCACCGGGTTGGTGTTATACAACCAATCGAAGAAATATTATCCCGGCGGAACGTATGACGATATTCCTTCTGCTTATGTAGGATTGGTTGGTCGTGCTACCTATGATTGGAAAACTCGTTATTTAGCCGAATTTAATGTCGGTTATAATGGTTCAGAAAACTTTGCTCCAGGTAATCGTTATGGTATTTTCCCTGCAGGTTCTCTTGGCTGGGTAGTTAGTGAAGAACCTTTTTTCAAGGCTATAAAAAGATCGATTAGTTATGTAAAGCTTCGTGCATCTGTTGGTGTCGTAGGTAATGATAAGTTGGGCAATCAACGTTTCTTATATATGCCTGATGCCTATAAACTTGATGGTGGATATTATTTTGGAACTAATATCAATAATAAAAAGCCAGGTGCTTATGAATCTACGAAATCTTATGCTGACGTAACATGGGAAAAAGCAACGAAGCAAAACTATGGTATTGATGTAACTTTTTTAAATGAACGTTTAAGTCTTTCTGTCGATTATTTCTACGAAAAACGTAAGGACATCTTGATGACGCCTGATTATCTGCCTAGTATTTTAGGTATGACTCTTCCGGTTGTAAATGTTGGTAAGACAGAAAATAGAGGTTATGAGTTACAAGCAAAATGGAACGATAAGTTAAATAAGGATTTTCGTTATTGGGTTAATGCCAACCTTTCGTTTGCCAGAAACAAAGTTCTATATATGAATGAAGTGGCTCAGAACGAACCATGGATGTATAAAACAGGTCGTATCATTGGTTCCCGTTCGATGTATAAATTCTGGGGTTTTTATGATGAAACGGCAGATGCTCGTTATGAAGCAGAGTTTGGTCAAAAAATCGCTGACCATGGGATAACTTTGGTTCCGGGTGATTGTGTTTATACCGATTTGAATGGAGATGGAAAGATTACAGGTGACGATGCTACACGTAACATTGGCTTTACTGATGCTCCTGAATATACCGCTGGTTTGAACATGGGATTTAATTGGAAGAATTTCGATTTTTCCATGCAATGGACAGGCGCATGGAATGTAGACCGTATGTTGAGTGAATTCCGTCAGCCTTTGGGTGATACCTTTAATAAAGGCTTGTTGCTCTATCAATATAATACTACTTGGCGTTCTGCGGAAGACACCTATACGGCAAAATATCCTCGGATCTCAGGTTTGCATGCAGCTAACAACTACGCCGGTTCTGATTTATATTTAATAAATGCCAGTTATCTACGTTTGAAGAGTATAGAAATAGGCTACAACTTTGATTTTCCTTTCATCAAGAAAATGAAGATGAATCAATGTCGTTTGTATATTAACGGTTATAATTTGTTGACTGTCACCGGATTTAAGTGGGGTGATCCTGAATCACGTCAGAGTGACCGTCCAAACTATCCGTTGACTCGTGTATTTAATATTGGTTTAAAAGTTGGATTCTAA
- a CDS encoding two-component regulator propeller domain-containing protein, which yields MPVLSVCAVNNDVLTHLNFKQLSTANGLPTDEVQKVYQDRDGFIWIATRYGFCLYDGYQTSLYKSNLYTPDLLSNNNIYCLTDDADHNLWIGTQEGLNVLNKETGVIKKNAYSQIGKNPVSCLLTTRDNTVWVGTDAGLLKYDAERDTMWSYSGEITGNVLYNTSIKSLFEDSEGDIWIGTWASGLYRYSPSSNRFYAYPKMNKRNSAHVVYEDSHKNIWVGAWDEGLFLLKNPKDMKRVSWTNFRHSSTDPASLSDNIVYDISEDLNTHSLWIGTRSGLSIMKQGEMGEFINYKSRKSPYQIPCNEINSLLRDRFGNMWLGAVGGGAFMVDTRKPKFNLYRFNTAEDDIPTNAVRALFVDNEESVWLGVGTYGMARHDRKTGKFLYYSRIPEFADISSMPTVYAIIQRKETGDIWLGTYDGGVYVYRRGEKVKHYTSYNTNFIKYICITSLYEDRKGNCWVGTRTGLGVMRADGSGYLFKKMIVNGENLENLYIRDIVEDSQGDIWLATANQGVIHIQGDIRHPESFTYKSYNLSNHKLASKMVLCLHCDSRGRLWAGTEGSGLFYYNKNTDAFEGKNLLYNLPGDMVSSIEEDTHGSLWLGTNNGLVKLSASDDDDAQKAVIRVYTSADGLQDNFFIPQSSFNKNGELFFGGYKGYNSFFPDSMNDSVSDVPFFITDIKIFNRSLKSLDEDLRMSISQKMPPFTSQIELPYKYNNFNIEFASLTYKNPELNKYAYKLEGFDKEWQYTGATRHFAYYNNLKSGTYVFLLRATNENGVWSKQTRKITVVVLPPLWATWWAYSLYFIFLIAIIYYLYRVAQNRMVLKNQLHFKELEQSKSEELNHAKLQFFTNITHELLTPLTIISATVDELKIQAPTHDDLYAVMGHNIRRLIRLLQQILEFRKAEAGNLKLKVSPGDVAAFVKNEAESFLPLVKKRKLHFSVLCDPESIMGYFDSDKLDKIVYNLLSNAAKYSSEGGFVQVNLSYAENKDYILLRIRDNGKGISEVGKKNLFQRFYEGDYRKFNTIGTGIGLSLTKDLVELHGGSISVESELGKGTTFFVTLPIDRSYFKEEEIDEETIPLQETISGIEENVDKVSVTHELKMHSILVLEDNEDLLQLMVKLLGREYNVFVGSNGKEGLEVIENEDIDLVVSDIMMPEMDGIELCRYVKGKLEFSHIPVLLLTAKNSEEDRAEAYDSGADGFISKPFNLTVLHARIKNLLKYKERMARDFKNQLVFEVKDLNYTSLDEEFMQRAIDCVNKHLDDPDFDQTRFVEELGTSKSTLYKKLKSLTGLNTSSFIRNIRLKAACHIMEEKRSIRISELAYAVGFNDPKYFSSCFKKEFNMLPTEYIERFIPENDPQ from the coding sequence ATGCCAGTCTTATCTGTTTGTGCTGTTAATAATGACGTTCTTACGCATTTAAACTTTAAGCAGCTTTCTACGGCTAATGGTCTGCCTACCGATGAAGTTCAAAAGGTCTATCAAGATCGAGATGGATTTATCTGGATCGCTACTCGTTATGGCTTTTGTTTATATGATGGCTATCAAACAAGTCTTTATAAATCGAATCTTTATACTCCTGATCTGCTATCTAATAATAATATCTACTGTCTGACAGATGATGCGGATCATAATCTTTGGATTGGAACGCAGGAGGGACTCAATGTTTTAAATAAGGAAACAGGAGTAATAAAGAAAAACGCTTATTCACAAATAGGAAAAAATCCTGTCTCTTGCTTATTGACAACAAGGGACAATACTGTTTGGGTGGGCACAGATGCCGGATTGCTCAAATATGATGCAGAGCGCGATACAATGTGGTCTTATTCAGGAGAGATAACAGGAAATGTGTTATATAATACTTCTATAAAGTCTTTATTTGAAGACTCAGAAGGAGATATCTGGATAGGAACATGGGCAAGCGGACTTTATCGCTATTCGCCTAGCAGTAATCGTTTTTATGCTTATCCTAAGATGAATAAGCGTAATTCGGCACATGTTGTTTATGAAGATAGTCATAAAAATATCTGGGTCGGAGCATGGGATGAAGGACTTTTCCTCTTGAAAAATCCAAAAGATATGAAGCGTGTATCGTGGACTAACTTCAGACATAGTTCGACTGATCCGGCTTCTCTTTCAGATAATATTGTTTATGATATTTCTGAAGATTTGAATACCCACTCTTTATGGATTGGCACCCGTAGCGGATTGAGCATCATGAAGCAAGGTGAGATGGGAGAGTTTATAAACTACAAATCTCGAAAATCTCCTTATCAGATTCCTTGTAATGAGATTAACTCTTTGCTTAGAGATCGCTTTGGAAACATGTGGCTAGGAGCTGTAGGGGGCGGAGCATTCATGGTAGATACGCGTAAGCCTAAATTCAATCTCTATCGTTTCAATACTGCAGAGGATGACATACCTACTAATGCCGTCAGGGCACTTTTTGTCGATAATGAAGAATCTGTCTGGTTGGGAGTGGGCACTTATGGCATGGCTCGGCACGATCGGAAAACAGGAAAATTCCTTTATTATTCTCGTATCCCTGAATTTGCTGATATTAGCTCCATGCCTACGGTCTATGCTATTATTCAAAGGAAAGAGACGGGAGACATTTGGTTAGGTACATATGATGGTGGTGTTTATGTTTACCGTAGAGGGGAAAAGGTTAAACATTATACTTCTTATAATACCAATTTCATTAAATATATTTGTATCACCTCTCTCTATGAAGATAGAAAAGGTAATTGTTGGGTAGGTACTCGCACCGGATTGGGAGTGATGCGTGCCGATGGAAGTGGTTATCTCTTTAAAAAGATGATCGTTAACGGAGAAAATCTTGAAAATTTATATATAAGGGATATTGTTGAGGATTCTCAGGGCGATATATGGTTGGCAACAGCCAACCAGGGGGTTATTCACATACAAGGAGATATTCGTCATCCTGAATCGTTTACGTACAAAAGTTATAATCTAAGCAATCATAAACTAGCCTCTAAGATGGTGCTTTGTCTGCATTGTGATTCAAGAGGAAGACTTTGGGCAGGTACGGAAGGAAGTGGGCTATTTTATTATAATAAAAATACTGATGCTTTTGAAGGGAAAAACCTTTTGTATAATTTGCCGGGGGATATGGTCAGCAGTATTGAAGAAGATACGCATGGGAGTCTGTGGTTGGGGACCAATAATGGGCTTGTAAAGTTGAGTGCTTCTGATGATGATGATGCGCAGAAAGCTGTTATACGCGTTTATACTTCGGCTGATGGTTTGCAGGATAATTTCTTTATTCCTCAATCCTCATTCAATAAAAATGGAGAGCTATTCTTTGGAGGCTATAAAGGTTATAATAGCTTTTTCCCTGATAGTATGAACGATAGTGTGAGTGATGTACCTTTCTTTATAACAGATATAAAGATCTTCAACCGCTCCTTGAAATCGCTGGATGAAGATCTCCGAATGAGTATCTCTCAGAAAATGCCTCCTTTCACTAGCCAAATAGAATTGCCTTATAAATACAATAACTTTAATATTGAATTTGCTTCCCTTACTTATAAGAATCCTGAGTTGAACAAATATGCTTATAAGCTCGAAGGGTTTGATAAGGAGTGGCAATATACGGGTGCTACTCGTCATTTTGCTTATTATAATAATTTGAAGAGTGGTACGTATGTTTTCTTATTGCGTGCCACTAATGAAAATGGTGTTTGGAGCAAGCAAACTAGAAAGATTACAGTTGTTGTGCTGCCTCCTCTTTGGGCAACATGGTGGGCATATTCCCTTTACTTTATATTTCTTATAGCCATCATTTATTATCTTTATAGAGTAGCTCAGAATCGTATGGTTTTAAAAAACCAGTTGCATTTCAAAGAACTCGAACAGTCGAAATCAGAAGAACTGAATCACGCCAAACTTCAATTCTTTACCAATATCACGCACGAGTTACTTACTCCGCTTACCATTATATCAGCCACAGTCGATGAGTTGAAAATTCAAGCTCCGACACATGATGATCTTTATGCTGTGATGGGGCACAACATTCGTCGCCTTATTCGTTTGTTGCAGCAGATTCTGGAGTTCCGAAAAGCAGAAGCAGGAAATCTGAAACTAAAAGTCTCTCCTGGCGATGTGGCAGCTTTCGTTAAGAACGAAGCCGAAAGTTTTTTACCTTTGGTGAAGAAGCGCAAACTTCATTTTTCTGTGTTGTGCGATCCTGAATCTATAATGGGCTATTTTGATTCGGATAAATTGGACAAGATTGTTTATAACCTCTTATCTAATGCTGCCAAATACAGTAGCGAAGGAGGCTTTGTGCAAGTTAACTTGTCTTATGCGGAAAACAAAGATTATATTCTTCTTCGGATAAGGGATAATGGGAAAGGTATTTCCGAAGTAGGTAAAAAGAACTTGTTTCAGCGGTTTTATGAAGGAGATTATCGCAAGTTTAATACCATCGGCACAGGTATTGGTCTCTCTCTTACCAAAGATCTTGTAGAACTTCATGGAGGAAGCATTTCGGTAGAGAGTGAATTAGGCAAAGGAACGACTTTCTTTGTAACTCTTCCTATTGATCGTTCTTACTTTAAAGAAGAAGAGATTGATGAAGAAACAATTCCGTTGCAAGAAACGATCTCCGGAATTGAAGAGAATGTTGATAAGGTGAGTGTCACTCATGAACTGAAAATGCACTCCATATTGGTACTTGAAGATAATGAAGATCTGCTTCAACTGATGGTGAAATTGCTCGGTCGGGAGTATAATGTGTTTGTCGGATCGAATGGAAAAGAAGGGTTGGAAGTAATAGAGAATGAAGACATTGACCTTGTGGTATCGGATATTATGATGCCCGAAATGGATGGCATTGAGTTATGCCGATATGTAAAGGGTAAGCTCGAATTTAGCCACATACCTGTTCTTTTATTAACGGCTAAAAATTCCGAAGAAGATCGTGCTGAGGCTTATGATTCAGGTGCCGACGGATTCATTAGTAAACCTTTTAACTTGACGGTATTGCATGCTCGCATAAAGAATTTGCTGAAATATAAGGAGCGCATGGCGCGAGATTTCAAGAATCAGTTGGTTTTTGAGGTGAAAGATCTCAATTATACGAGTCTTGATGAGGAGTTTATGCAGCGTGCTATTGATTGTGTGAATAAACATCTTGATGATCCGGATTTTGATCAAACGCGTTTTGTCGAAGAATTGGGTACAAGCAAATCTACTCTTTATAAAAAGCTGAAATCTCTCACAGGACTTAATACCTCTTCTTTCATTCGTAACATTCGGCTTAAAGCTGCTTGTCATATAATGGAGGAGAAACGCTCCATCCGTATTTCCGAGTTGGCGTACGCCGTAGGTTTTAATGATCCTAAATATTTTAGCTCTTGTTTTAAGAAAGAGTTCAATATGCTTCCTACAGAATATATTGAGCGTTTTATACCTGAAAATGATCCTCAATAA
- a CDS encoding RagB/SusD family nutrient uptake outer membrane protein, translating into MKHFSKWFIGAFVGAIVATSCVDEVKFGDSFLEKAPGVAVTQDSIFGKADYARRFLWNTYSKLYYGLATNWNMVDGKMNTGMFEVLSDCWHSHNSWDGLNRKYYSGSYKASDEDGADDTRFGYTKENCWPAIRASWIFIENVNRVPDMDDSEKARLSAEAKVIIASRYFDLFRHLGGLPILEKSYDVASAYELPRATVEETVNFMVRLLDEASAVLPWDLEADGESNWQGRFTKAAAMGLKCKILLFAASPLFNDSEPYCTEEPQDAVTNHQVWYGAYKPELWTQCLKACEDFFSELNTKGHYALIQPTGNSTGAYRSAFNTAYFIRQDNTELLISTRIIGKYNWDWWYYWGEWVGFGGYTPTEEYMEMFPMADGTPFNWNDGTVASNPFFTDNNYNKPIRDPRLYETILVNGAKFSGRAVELWLGGRDNVSSTEKETGIYATGYGLYKFYKEGKSSLAGNYLEWPYLRLAEIYLIYAEALLKNNKLADAIHQVDIVRARVGLKGLLESNPTKNLQTDANALMEEILRERACELGLEDVRLFDMVRNKRADLFEKPLHGLKIERADGGSGSWSDKDASIRGAFPTQFTYTKFELTNKSRSWWSNFSTKWYLSAFPPSEVNKNYGLTQNPGWR; encoded by the coding sequence ATGAAACATTTTAGTAAATGGTTTATTGGAGCATTCGTAGGAGCTATTGTAGCAACTTCGTGTGTTGATGAGGTGAAATTTGGTGACAGCTTCCTCGAGAAAGCTCCGGGTGTTGCTGTGACACAAGATTCGATTTTTGGAAAGGCAGATTATGCTAGACGCTTTTTGTGGAATACATATAGCAAGCTTTATTATGGCTTAGCTACTAACTGGAATATGGTTGACGGTAAGATGAATACCGGTATGTTTGAAGTATTATCTGACTGCTGGCATAGTCATAACTCATGGGATGGACTCAACCGTAAATATTATTCGGGCTCTTATAAAGCCAGTGATGAAGATGGAGCTGATGACACCCGTTTTGGATATACTAAAGAGAACTGTTGGCCTGCTATTCGTGCCTCTTGGATTTTTATTGAAAATGTAAATCGTGTGCCTGATATGGACGATTCAGAAAAGGCGCGTCTATCAGCTGAGGCAAAGGTAATCATTGCATCACGCTATTTTGATTTATTCCGTCATTTGGGTGGTTTACCCATTCTGGAAAAATCTTATGATGTAGCTTCTGCTTATGAGTTACCTCGTGCTACAGTAGAAGAGACAGTTAATTTTATGGTGCGTTTGCTAGATGAAGCATCGGCTGTTCTTCCTTGGGATTTAGAAGCTGATGGTGAATCTAATTGGCAAGGGCGTTTTACGAAAGCGGCTGCTATGGGATTGAAATGTAAAATTCTGTTATTTGCTGCCAGTCCATTATTTAATGATAGCGAACCTTATTGTACTGAAGAACCTCAGGATGCTGTAACAAACCATCAAGTATGGTATGGCGCATATAAGCCTGAATTATGGACACAATGCCTGAAAGCTTGCGAAGATTTCTTCTCAGAATTAAATACTAAAGGACATTATGCCTTGATTCAACCTACGGGAAATTCTACAGGTGCATATCGCTCAGCTTTCAATACTGCTTATTTTATTCGTCAGGACAATACGGAGCTTCTTATTTCAACTCGTATCATCGGTAAATACAATTGGGATTGGTGGTACTATTGGGGTGAATGGGTTGGCTTTGGCGGATATACTCCTACTGAAGAGTATATGGAAATGTTTCCAATGGCTGACGGAACTCCTTTCAATTGGAATGATGGTACAGTAGCTTCTAATCCTTTCTTCACAGATAATAACTATAATAAGCCTATTCGTGACCCACGTTTGTACGAAACAATTCTTGTCAATGGAGCTAAATTTAGTGGCCGTGCAGTAGAGTTGTGGTTAGGAGGACGTGATAACGTTAGCAGTACAGAAAAGGAGACTGGTATTTATGCTACAGGTTATGGTCTCTACAAATTTTATAAAGAGGGTAAAAGCAGTTTGGCGGGCAACTATTTAGAATGGCCCTATTTGCGCCTAGCCGAGATTTACTTGATTTATGCTGAAGCTTTATTGAAAAATAATAAGTTGGCTGATGCTATTCATCAGGTGGACATTGTTCGTGCTCGTGTTGGATTGAAAGGATTGCTAGAGTCTAATCCTACTAAGAATTTGCAAACAGATGCCAATGCACTGATGGAAGAGATTCTTCGTGAACGTGCTTGTGAACTAGGTTTAGAAGATGTTCGCTTGTTTGACATGGTTCGTAACAAACGTGCTGATTTGTTTGAAAAACCTTTGCATGGTTTGAAAATTGAACGTGCAGATGGAGGCAGTGGATCTTGGTCTGATAAAGATGCAAGCATACGCGGTGCTTTCCCTACTCAGTTTACATATACCAAATTTGAATTGACTAACAAGTCTCGTTCTTGGTGGAGTAACTTTAGCACAAAATGGTATTTGTCTGCTTTCCCTCCTTCGGAAGTAAATAAGAATTATGGGTTAACTCAAAATCCAGGTTGGAGGTAG